From a single Collibacillus ludicampi genomic region:
- a CDS encoding GntR family transcriptional regulator, which produces MTLPESTNKLQRTFIREEVYHTLQDWIVTGKLEPGEHLRDKELAEILGVSRTPIREALLRLEDEGLVQTKPNRWTQVAPINLEEARNIYPIVWSLERLALTTAFDRTSNQDIEKMELANHCLKQAMAAGDHMAALKSDNDFHSVYINLANNDELNKLLSGLKVKLRRIELYYFDRMKDAGVSCAEHDQIINSLKQRDLKGALDAIESNWKNSLARIQLQAI; this is translated from the coding sequence TTGACTCTACCTGAGTCTACTAATAAATTGCAACGCACTTTTATCCGTGAGGAAGTTTATCATACACTTCAAGATTGGATTGTAACAGGCAAACTTGAACCTGGTGAACATTTGCGCGACAAGGAACTGGCTGAGATCCTAGGCGTAAGCCGTACACCCATACGAGAAGCTTTACTGCGGTTGGAAGATGAGGGTCTCGTTCAAACCAAGCCTAATAGATGGACCCAGGTTGCCCCGATCAACCTTGAAGAGGCTCGAAACATTTATCCTATTGTGTGGTCACTTGAGCGTTTAGCCTTGACAACTGCATTTGACCGGACGTCGAATCAGGATATAGAAAAAATGGAACTTGCTAATCATTGTTTGAAACAGGCCATGGCCGCAGGTGATCATATGGCAGCACTTAAATCTGACAACGACTTCCATAGTGTATACATAAATCTTGCTAACAATGATGAATTAAATAAATTGCTTTCGGGTCTTAAGGTAAAGCTTCGTCGAATTGAGCTTTATTACTTTGATCGAATGAAAGATGCAGGAGTGTCGTGTGCTGAACACGACCAAATCATAAATTCATTAAAACAGCGTGACTTGAAAGGTGCATTGGACGCGATTGAGTCGAACTGGAAAAACAGTTTGGCACGCATTCAGCTTCAAGCGATATAG
- a CDS encoding sporulation initiation factor Spo0A C-terminal domain-containing protein gives MRDISEIGKTRNPLLRLDSVFGYTVNIGKSKPTNSEFIAMVADKLRIEAKIS, from the coding sequence ATTAGGGATATATCAGAAATTGGTAAAACCCGAAATCCCTTGTTACGCTTGGATTCCGTATTTGGTTACACGGTAAACATCGGCAAGAGCAAACCTACTAATTCGGAATTTATTGCCATGGTGGCGGATAAGTTGAGGATCGAGGCGAAGATTTCGTGA
- a CDS encoding recombinase family protein, producing MLSTPISNKIRIFVIKDKEPPVLTNNEIEHLTESIRVVIYARVSTTDQAERGYSLESQVEKCYELAKKNGYKDDEILAIVEAGKSGDDPNRPALNFALQLLEYGVANGGKFICLHPDRFSRSSYQGTSVMYKIWSYGTDIEYVEMNFDPDNPESMLMYNIQLAIAQYNKSKILANSRRGRRQKVKRGEIPGLAYIFGYDFDKENDTLIENVDEKECYLTIVDWFLNGKDRTPMTLSGIARELAKEGYKPPKGKAWYATTIYRILRNPVYMGKFYYGKTEVQQKNGERKQVKKAEDEWMIVPVPKYIDEVTWIKIQEKLDEHDVIYGNGGRPTQNYLLKGLLKCGRCGGNVAYGGHSKTKTHHYRYYACTNKKVYGWEVYTGLPVKQPCRGRNWRSDIIDHVIWYWLLGKLQNPNQLIESIMKQQDDPEEIKKLKDRMYKLDSVLREKEDERQRNILAFRKGWITEEEMDVTMKKLDADIKSLKDEMGFVSNILKNMSLKSDGLNELKESIEIYNEIINKNVLTVELKQQIVRTFIKQVTLKDDSIEIFSNWGVN from the coding sequence ATGTTGAGTACGCCTATTAGCAACAAAATAAGAATTTTCGTGATAAAAGACAAAGAACCTCCGGTATTAACAAACAATGAAATTGAACATCTTACGGAATCTATAAGAGTTGTTATTTATGCTCGTGTATCAACAACAGATCAAGCGGAACGTGGGTATTCTTTGGAGTCGCAAGTTGAGAAATGTTACGAACTGGCTAAAAAGAACGGATATAAAGATGATGAAATATTGGCGATTGTTGAAGCAGGCAAATCGGGCGATGACCCGAATCGACCTGCTTTGAATTTTGCTTTGCAGTTACTTGAATATGGTGTTGCCAATGGCGGCAAGTTTATTTGCTTACACCCTGATCGTTTCAGTCGTTCGTCTTATCAAGGTACAAGTGTGATGTACAAGATTTGGTCATATGGAACGGACATTGAATATGTCGAAATGAACTTTGATCCCGACAATCCAGAATCCATGTTGATGTATAACATCCAATTGGCTATAGCTCAGTACAATAAATCCAAAATACTTGCCAACTCCAGGAGAGGTCGCAGACAAAAAGTTAAACGAGGAGAGATCCCTGGATTAGCTTATATTTTCGGGTATGACTTCGATAAAGAAAATGATACGTTGATCGAAAACGTCGATGAAAAAGAATGTTATTTGACCATAGTGGATTGGTTCTTAAACGGGAAAGATAGAACGCCGATGACTTTATCCGGTATCGCACGTGAGCTAGCCAAAGAAGGATACAAACCGCCAAAAGGGAAGGCATGGTATGCTACCACGATTTATCGAATACTTAGAAATCCCGTGTATATGGGCAAGTTCTATTATGGAAAAACCGAGGTGCAACAAAAAAACGGCGAGAGAAAGCAAGTTAAAAAGGCTGAAGATGAGTGGATGATTGTTCCTGTTCCCAAATATATCGATGAGGTCACATGGATAAAAATACAAGAGAAATTAGACGAACACGATGTTATATACGGTAACGGAGGTCGTCCGACACAAAATTACCTACTAAAGGGATTGCTGAAATGCGGTCGATGCGGGGGAAATGTTGCATATGGTGGCCATTCAAAAACAAAGACACACCATTACAGATATTATGCGTGTACAAACAAAAAGGTTTATGGGTGGGAAGTTTATACGGGATTGCCAGTTAAACAACCGTGCAGAGGCAGGAATTGGCGGAGCGACATTATTGATCATGTTATATGGTATTGGTTATTGGGAAAATTGCAGAACCCGAATCAATTGATCGAATCGATCATGAAACAACAAGATGATCCGGAAGAAATTAAAAAACTTAAAGATAGAATGTACAAACTCGATTCCGTTCTCAGAGAAAAAGAGGACGAAAGGCAACGTAACATTTTAGCTTTTCGTAAGGGATGGATTACGGAAGAAGAAATGGATGTCACGATGAAAAAATTAGACGCTGATATAAAATCGCTGAAAGATGAAATGGGGTTTGTATCCAACATATTGAAAAACATGTCCCTAAAATCGGACGGACTGAATGAATTGAAAGAAAGTATAGAAATTTATAACGAAATTATAAATAAAAATGTATTGACAGTCGAACTTAAACAACAAATCGTTCGCACTTTTATTAAGCAGGTAACGCTAAAAGACGATTCCATTGAAATATTTTCAAATTGGGGCGTTAATTAA
- a CDS encoding ATP-dependent DNA ligase yields the protein MLFQPIKPMLASMQKTFDLRNPEYIYELKADGWRCLLHKQGRKIEVFTRHGNRITEKFPEFQAAADAIQVTEAIIDCEGVCYRDRRTIFDDFNTRGRLSDPAKITEASRRMPATLIAFDVLYTDGKEHINQDLVTRKQILQEIIEPNDVITPTLFVDELGDWLLEWSKQNHWEGIVAKHKRSKYALDTRSSDWIKIKNFRSIDVVILGYRLKPRFGLLVGLHFPTVSYKPVATVELGFNQVEKQAFLEVAKQIHTYRDRRGVQWVEPLLCCEIQYLDRTEKHNLRITSFKRFLPHKNPEECKWVS from the coding sequence GTGCTTTTTCAACCGATAAAACCGATGTTAGCCTCCATGCAGAAGACATTTGATCTAAGAAACCCTGAATATATCTACGAACTCAAAGCAGATGGATGGAGATGTCTTCTACATAAACAAGGACGGAAGATCGAAGTCTTCACCCGACATGGGAACCGGATTACAGAAAAATTTCCGGAATTTCAAGCAGCTGCAGATGCCATTCAAGTAACAGAAGCAATCATCGACTGTGAAGGCGTGTGTTACCGGGACAGACGAACGATATTTGATGATTTTAATACTCGTGGCCGTTTGAGCGATCCAGCGAAGATCACTGAAGCAAGCAGGCGAATGCCGGCAACATTAATCGCCTTTGATGTCCTTTATACGGATGGAAAGGAACATATAAATCAGGATCTTGTTACTCGAAAGCAAATCCTTCAAGAAATCATTGAGCCGAATGATGTCATAACGCCAACGTTATTCGTCGACGAACTTGGCGATTGGCTCCTGGAATGGTCGAAGCAAAATCACTGGGAGGGTATTGTAGCCAAGCATAAACGATCCAAGTACGCATTGGATACACGAAGTTCCGATTGGATCAAAATAAAAAACTTCCGGAGTATAGACGTTGTAATTTTAGGATATCGTCTGAAGCCCCGATTTGGTCTGCTTGTTGGCCTTCATTTTCCAACTGTATCTTATAAACCCGTAGCTACTGTAGAGTTGGGCTTCAATCAGGTAGAGAAACAAGCGTTTCTCGAAGTGGCCAAACAGATACACACGTACCGAGACAGAAGAGGGGTACAATGGGTAGAGCCTCTGTTGTGTTGCGAAATTCAGTATTTGGATCGAACAGAGAAACACAATTTACGGATCACATCTTTTAAAAGGTTTCTCCCTCACAAGAACCCGGAAGAGTGTAAATGGGTATCTTAA
- a CDS encoding non-homologous end joining protein Ku: MRSMWKGSISFGLVNIPVNLYKATEDHSTSFRSLHEECRSPIQYKKWCPVCNREIANNEIIRGYEYAPGNYVVLTDDDLEKLPLPTLRTIEILHFTNKDDIDPIYFEKAYYIGPGEFGAKPYKLLHDAMAATGKVAVAKVAFRTSEHLAVVRLHNRGLVLNMIHYPDEVRKVEGVPGITEIDHIAVNEEELEMAKTLIEQISGAFRNDYKSNYQEALKELINAKIENVEIESPVSPRANNVIDLMDSLKRSIERMKSQADTSEKAIEATGTDVGTAVDPSHAALEKPKRRRRKKD; the protein is encoded by the coding sequence ATGAGGTCGATGTGGAAAGGAAGTATCAGCTTTGGTTTAGTCAATATTCCGGTTAATTTGTATAAGGCTACAGAAGATCACTCCACCAGTTTCCGTAGCCTTCACGAAGAATGCCGTAGTCCGATCCAGTATAAAAAGTGGTGTCCAGTGTGTAACCGTGAAATCGCCAACAATGAAATCATACGCGGATATGAATATGCACCAGGGAACTACGTCGTTCTTACGGACGATGATTTAGAAAAATTGCCTTTACCAACCTTGCGCACGATTGAGATCCTACATTTCACCAATAAAGATGACATTGATCCGATATACTTCGAAAAAGCGTACTATATCGGGCCTGGCGAGTTTGGAGCCAAACCATACAAGCTACTTCATGATGCGATGGCGGCTACTGGCAAGGTAGCAGTCGCCAAGGTAGCATTCCGTACAAGTGAGCATTTGGCAGTGGTTCGATTACACAACCGGGGACTTGTGTTGAATATGATTCATTACCCGGATGAGGTTAGGAAAGTAGAAGGAGTACCGGGGATCACGGAGATCGATCATATTGCGGTCAATGAAGAGGAACTTGAGATGGCTAAAACATTGATTGAGCAGATCAGCGGAGCCTTTCGAAACGACTATAAGAGTAACTATCAGGAAGCTTTAAAGGAACTCATTAACGCTAAAATAGAGAATGTCGAAATCGAGTCGCCAGTCTCTCCACGAGCTAACAATGTAATTGATCTCATGGATTCGTTAAAAAGAAGTATTGAACGAATGAAATCACAAGCAGATACGTCAGAAAAAGCGATTGAAGCAACGGGGACTGATGTAGGAACGGCTGTTGATCCGTCTCATGCTGCCCTAGAGAAACCTAAGCGGCGTAGACGGAAGAAGGATTGA
- a CDS encoding stalk domain-containing protein → MVPLRSIAEALGANVIWDPKTKTGTAQNIK, encoded by the coding sequence CTGGTTCCTTTACGATCTATAGCCGAAGCACTTGGAGCTAATGTCATTTGGGATCCTAAAACAAAGACGGGAACAGCCCAAAACATAAAATAA
- a CDS encoding restriction endonuclease, translating to MIFCCSDSIYLLIKLADVAITSLPTSCRRVRILTARLSEIDKKDGFDFEKRMFFHFQKVGWDVKITPRSGDHGADIVGREPSGVCVVIQAERWNYKVGASSVEEVIRAREYYGAKRMIVITNNYLTPKAKRIAESACVKFWERNRLIDELAIVNKQRSRELTPMHS from the coding sequence ATGATTTTTTGTTGCTCCGATTCTATTTATCTTTTAATTAAACTTGCCGACGTTGCAATTACTTCATTACCAACGTCGTGTAGAAGAGTACGAATTTTAACTGCTAGGTTAAGTGAAATAGATAAGAAGGATGGGTTTGACTTTGAAAAACGGATGTTTTTTCACTTTCAGAAAGTCGGGTGGGATGTGAAGATAACCCCTAGATCAGGCGACCACGGTGCCGATATCGTTGGTCGAGAACCTAGTGGCGTTTGTGTTGTGATTCAGGCAGAACGATGGAATTATAAAGTAGGTGCAAGTTCGGTAGAAGAAGTTATTCGAGCACGAGAATATTACGGTGCAAAGCGAATGATTGTGATTACGAACAACTATTTAACACCCAAAGCCAAACGTATCGCAGAAAGTGCGTGCGTAAAGTTTTGGGAAAGGAACCGATTAATCGATGAATTGGCTATAGTAAATAAGCAGAGAAGCCGAGAATTAACTCCTATGCATAGCTGA
- a CDS encoding phage tail tape measure protein — MGMEKAFELSVAIKAIDYFTPIFKQVSATTSLAQKQIADMQRGLKALGTSASEIDKITQAFEDLDRRNKLSKLIQQSKDAGLSFQQLRTAIRGLDAAEEQQKKLDALTASYEKFKKVALGGVAVAAAGVAVDYGMFKLAKSAGDVQMAQIQLGGVYGLDQTSAKLKEIDKMAQDLSQTTLFGKTDLYKINLELAHAGVQLDALKKIVPEATYLAEVEVGMGKSSSAEQTAYNFARMADDAGISQNIQRMQQFADMMYRGINITHANSESIGEAFKYSMPVVKNLGWTEQDNLIATLMEARAGVEGSMAGTHIKDFAERINPFKYIGTATGSKQLEAMADAGLISGIHGHKLKSGKMEITGIDYAALLKDKNSLRSYGDIVNILSQKHDEFIAKGVHTNYASQLSKDQLEHIQEQSKLLTGKTLSGGELEWAALMNKIFGEQGQDFAIISSHKDMYEQLMQQMNIQKSLHDQIGVIRDSFNGQLHIAGSNLQTIGQQLGKPLMESLVPVLVKVNTLLSKFMGYLNDHPKATKFFSLAAASALTFGGALISLAGIVGMLSKSLEVLGLKGATKFLGRGIGKGSVGLIKGIGKGIKGTVSGAKKIAKPAGLIAKGMRMGLAAPFAAAGKGVMAAGKFISSKALQGISKLPGLLSRAGSAFLRFGTIAMQAGGRVLLAITQLGAGVAKFAAQLAVQAVRMAASWLIALGPVGWIILGVIAIIALLWAAWKTNFGHIREHVAQWVQWIKQKFNEMVDWFKSLPDKMATIGHNIVEGIWNGIQSMWGWLKSKISAWIDDVVPAPIRKALGIQSPSRLMRTYGQFVAQGMALGINDHAHMVKSASNQLANAAVPDTFDRYGGFGSGGDTYITFHINGANQSPDQIADAVMRRLGVNTRMNNMSRPIGPNRLVFN, encoded by the coding sequence ATGGGGATGGAAAAGGCGTTTGAATTGTCGGTTGCGATAAAGGCAATTGACTATTTTACACCGATATTCAAACAAGTCTCGGCAACAACATCGTTAGCACAGAAACAGATCGCGGATATGCAACGTGGTCTAAAGGCGCTAGGTACATCCGCAAGCGAGATCGATAAGATCACGCAGGCATTCGAAGATTTGGATCGACGTAATAAACTGTCCAAACTGATTCAGCAATCCAAAGATGCTGGGTTATCATTTCAACAACTACGCACCGCAATTCGTGGATTGGACGCGGCTGAAGAGCAACAAAAGAAACTAGATGCGCTTACTGCGTCATACGAAAAGTTTAAGAAAGTGGCGTTGGGTGGTGTAGCCGTTGCCGCTGCGGGAGTCGCCGTTGATTACGGGATGTTTAAGCTCGCAAAATCAGCCGGTGACGTGCAGATGGCACAGATTCAGTTGGGTGGAGTATATGGACTGGATCAGACCAGCGCCAAATTGAAAGAAATCGATAAGATGGCGCAGGACTTGTCGCAGACTACGCTTTTCGGAAAAACAGACTTATACAAAATCAATTTGGAACTAGCACACGCTGGTGTTCAGCTTGATGCGCTGAAGAAGATCGTACCGGAAGCAACGTACCTGGCCGAAGTTGAGGTGGGAATGGGTAAGTCGTCAAGCGCCGAGCAGACCGCATACAACTTCGCGCGTATGGCTGACGATGCCGGTATCAGTCAGAATATTCAGCGTATGCAGCAATTTGCGGATATGATGTATCGCGGTATCAATATCACACATGCTAATTCAGAGTCGATTGGGGAAGCGTTCAAGTATTCTATGCCAGTTGTAAAGAATCTCGGCTGGACAGAGCAGGATAACTTAATCGCAACGTTGATGGAGGCGCGTGCAGGGGTCGAAGGAAGCATGGCCGGTACGCATATCAAAGATTTTGCGGAGCGCATCAATCCATTCAAGTATATTGGCACCGCAACCGGATCGAAACAACTCGAAGCGATGGCTGATGCCGGTTTGATCAGTGGGATACACGGTCATAAGCTGAAATCGGGCAAAATGGAGATCACCGGTATTGATTACGCTGCGCTATTGAAGGACAAGAACAGTCTTCGATCTTATGGCGATATTGTTAATATCCTATCACAGAAGCACGATGAGTTCATCGCGAAAGGCGTACACACTAATTACGCATCGCAATTATCTAAAGATCAGCTGGAACACATTCAGGAACAGTCTAAATTGCTAACCGGTAAAACCTTATCCGGCGGTGAACTTGAATGGGCGGCGCTGATGAACAAGATATTCGGGGAGCAAGGGCAAGACTTCGCTATAATTAGCAGTCACAAGGATATGTACGAGCAATTGATGCAACAGATGAATATCCAGAAGTCGTTGCATGATCAAATTGGTGTGATACGTGACAGTTTTAACGGCCAATTACACATCGCGGGAAGTAACTTGCAAACCATTGGTCAGCAATTGGGCAAACCGCTCATGGAGTCGTTGGTTCCCGTACTGGTCAAAGTAAATACGTTGCTATCCAAGTTCATGGGATACCTTAACGATCACCCGAAAGCAACGAAATTTTTCTCGCTCGCAGCTGCAAGTGCGTTGACGTTTGGCGGTGCATTGATTTCACTTGCTGGTATCGTCGGTATGCTGTCGAAATCGCTTGAAGTATTGGGACTTAAAGGCGCAACCAAATTTCTCGGTCGTGGCATTGGTAAAGGCTCCGTAGGCCTGATCAAAGGCATCGGCAAGGGAATCAAAGGAACTGTATCGGGCGCCAAAAAAATAGCCAAACCAGCCGGCCTAATCGCCAAAGGCATGAGGATGGGATTAGCTGCTCCATTTGCGGCTGCTGGTAAGGGTGTAATGGCAGCGGGTAAATTTATCAGTAGTAAAGCGTTGCAAGGAATATCTAAACTGCCTGGATTGTTATCAAGAGCCGGTTCCGCGTTCCTAAGATTCGGTACTATCGCAATGCAAGCGGGTGGGCGCGTATTATTGGCGATTACGCAATTAGGTGCTGGTGTTGCTAAATTTGCGGCGCAATTAGCTGTGCAAGCAGTACGTATGGCGGCTAGTTGGTTAATCGCATTAGGGCCGGTGGGCTGGATTATTTTGGGAGTAATTGCTATCATCGCGTTGTTATGGGCAGCGTGGAAAACGAATTTCGGACATATACGAGAGCACGTTGCTCAATGGGTGCAGTGGATCAAACAAAAATTCAACGAGATGGTCGATTGGTTTAAATCGTTGCCAGATAAGATGGCTACTATCGGTCATAACATTGTTGAGGGCATTTGGAATGGTATTCAATCGATGTGGGGATGGTTGAAAAGTAAAATCAGTGCATGGATAGATGATGTTGTTCCTGCTCCGATTCGTAAAGCATTAGGCATTCAAAGTCCATCTCGGTTGATGCGTACTTACGGTCAATTTGTTGCGCAGGGGATGGCGTTGGGTATCAATGATCATGCGCATATGGTGAAAAGCGCATCCAATCAACTTGCGAACGCTGCTGTACCTGATACGTTTGATCGGTATGGTGGATTTGGTAGTGGAGGAGATACGTACATCACATTCCACATCAACGGTGCAAATCAAAGCCCTGACCAAATTGCTGATGCTGTGATGCGTCGTCTCGGCGTGAATACGCGTATGAATAACATGTCACGTCCAATTGGGCCGAACAGGTTGGTGTTTAATTAA
- a CDS encoding DUF5659 domain-containing protein, whose amino-acid sequence MIQFNEEHDIFPVLNMYIAGELMTRGFALLRTEPNKKDERLNVFIFKNTPEFVDAMNEVIKQRRKSREKR is encoded by the coding sequence ATGATCCAATTCAACGAGGAGCACGATATCTTTCCGGTGTTGAACATGTATATTGCTGGTGAATTGATGACACGTGGATTCGCGTTGTTACGCACCGAGCCGAACAAAAAAGATGAACGTCTGAACGTGTTCATTTTCAAAAACACACCGGAATTTGTTGATGCGATGAATGAAGTCATCAAACAACGGCGCAAAAGTCGTGAAAAGCGCTAA
- a CDS encoding helix-turn-helix domain-containing protein: MQIQPETFRFLRQMLGISVREFAKAVGYSHSYVAMIETGERRMSEEARRRFLKFYIDFIDAAMDWQHDYSTISN; encoded by the coding sequence ATGCAAATCCAGCCAGAAACCTTTCGCTTTCTCAGACAGATGCTTGGAATAAGCGTTCGTGAATTTGCGAAAGCGGTTGGATACAGTCACAGTTACGTTGCGATGATCGAAACAGGGGAACGTCGTATGAGTGAAGAAGCACGCCGTCGATTTTTGAAGTTTTACATTGACTTTATCGACGCTGCTATGGATTGGCAACATGATTATTCAACTATTTCGAATTAA
- a CDS encoding sigma-70 family RNA polymerase sigma factor, with protein sequence MAQEYVFSKGYEQARVQFRRYVTTMRKMVVERKKQNNPVPLRERKRMIETLIDAWDQAFIDYKVKVWPPRYWLDVLYEVLDYNYAGSRNPRKLGQKNAYQTIRQEERMYETIYPYNPRYISSPLESPDDDEMNYDDEDDEKLVPAYAQRMGLFKFNYSSIDPRSIEKYSCESIVIVLEHYDELNYRAIWRGDHVALDILIDIRNALQQLTVKQRLCLELHYLHDYTFVDIAKKLGVSDEAVRKNTDAAIRKMSKILN encoded by the coding sequence GTGGCTCAGGAATACGTATTTTCAAAAGGTTATGAGCAAGCAAGAGTACAATTCAGGCGTTACGTTACAACAATGCGAAAAATGGTCGTGGAACGCAAAAAACAGAATAATCCTGTGCCACTCCGCGAACGTAAGCGTATGATTGAGACATTAATCGACGCATGGGATCAAGCGTTTATCGATTACAAGGTTAAGGTATGGCCGCCACGATATTGGCTCGATGTACTATATGAGGTGCTTGATTACAACTACGCTGGTAGTAGAAATCCTAGAAAGCTCGGTCAAAAGAACGCGTACCAAACTATACGTCAAGAAGAGCGTATGTATGAAACAATATATCCTTACAACCCACGATACATAAGTAGCCCTCTAGAATCACCTGATGACGATGAAATGAACTATGACGATGAAGACGATGAAAAATTAGTTCCTGCGTATGCGCAACGAATGGGATTGTTTAAATTCAACTATTCATCAATTGATCCTCGCTCGATAGAGAAATATTCATGTGAATCAATCGTCATCGTACTCGAACACTATGACGAACTCAATTACAGAGCTATCTGGCGCGGTGATCATGTTGCTCTGGATATCCTGATCGATATTCGGAACGCACTTCAACAACTAACCGTAAAGCAACGTCTGTGTCTGGAATTGCACTATCTGCACGATTACACGTTTGTTGATATTGCAAAGAAATTGGGAGTGAGTGACGAGGCAGTACGTAAAAACACTGATGCAGCGATAAGAAAAATGTCCAAAATATTAAATTGA